From the genome of Anopheles funestus chromosome 2RL, idAnoFuneDA-416_04, whole genome shotgun sequence:
GAACGCGAAATTAAAAACCTTGAAATAGCCCTTAAGGGCGTAAAactgaataaataaaactcaaggacaatataaattaatttcaagacCATCTCTGTAGCTTCGAAAACATATCTCCAGCTTAATATTATAAAAGTCTTATATAGACACATCTCAATTTTATTGCCCGTTGCTCTCTAACCTCAATTTATGCTCAATTTGTGAAATCCAATAATATGTtggcgaaaataaaaaataagaaaaaaaccttaaaaggATCACATTCACTTTTTGGCCACTCGGTACCGTAAATCGGCTTAATGGCTACATGATTCAGTGGCTTTACTTTCATTGGTTGTTTCTCCCTTAAGCCAATCGAAGGGACGAAGGgcaacagtagcagcaacaaaacaccctTAACAAGATCGTCTCAACTACACGGCATAGCAACGGGATTGTACAATCCCATATTCGTACGCCTTCGAGCGTGGTAGAGAATACAAAACGCTTATCGAATGTCACATGCTGTGGGATGGACGTGTGGGGTCACGAGGTTGTGGGgtggagcgaaaaaaaatatcccgcCGGAACTGTTTCCCATACATCTTACTGCTCAAACCCATGTGCCTAGCAGGTTTACGCGACCCAATGAAAGCCCAAAACCCCCGAATGGTTGTTGCGTAGCAATGCGCGACAtaaatatgacaaaaaaaaggggaagcaAAAATAGGAAACGAATTTTCTAAGAATACACAGCCAACAGAAACACAACACGGTCACCTACCCGAAGGATACACCTCCTGGTTCCATGGAAGGATCCATCCCCATGCCGTCATCTGcagtaaatttattattacttttattaTCAGCGCGGTACGTTTGGGACACTCGGATTTTTCGGATGTTTTGCCCGTTTGCCATTGCCAGGGATCCTGGGAATGAACGTCTTTGAAAGCAGCGAACCGAAATACTCAACATTCATAACTGCCAAAGAATTCTATACCGaccgaaggaaaggaaagcacCCTCTGTTGAGCTTATTGTAAGGGAGGATAGAAGTTCGCCACGATTAAGAGGGACAAGAAAGGCGGTATAGAAGGAAGAGGAAATATTGATTGAAATCATCGACCAAGACCGTAAAATTGCTGACACCAACGAAAGGTGCGTATGTGCCTTCATCGTTAATAAATTTCTCTTGTCCCACTCGGCACTTCGTTATATGTGCTGCTAAGGTATTTATTTGTAACGATCGCTTCTTTCTCCTTTGAAGATATATGAATTGCCTTCCGAAATACCTCTCGTTCTTTGTTCAATTGGTGAGAAAATTATATCCGTTTCTGATTTTCTGCTCCTTCCCCTACCAAGACAGTCACGCTTGGCTAGTGGGGTTGGAATGCTTTTGCTTAGGAAAGCACATTTTCCCACACGGCTATAAGGATGGGATAAAATTCTGCCAACGTTGAAACGTCCGATAATGATGACGATCAAACGACTCACGTCTCTTAGCAAGAGTATTGAAAGGGACGAGAAGACATAACACAGCTGGAATGtttcaaatgaaaaacgaTTGAAAAAGCGTTAAGCTTTTAAGAAACCAAGGAAATGCTCGTTCTACCATTCACAAAAACCGTTTTATCCCTACCGATCCTTAGGGTGAGATTTCATTTGTATCCCCTTCTTCGTGTTCacagtgttttgtgtgtatgtgtgtgcgttccTGGTTCGGCAAAGGATTATCGACCATGTTTTGGCATCCGTTCCAAAAGtttagatcttttttttattatttgacaaaaacacaatttaatcTCATTTTCTTCGGCTCTGGTTTGTGTTGCCTTAAAACGCTCGACGAAATTCAGGGAATGTCCATTATGGAGAGGAAAGCGTTTCGGTACGTTCGACaaaaatttcaccaaaaacacgAACCATCTTagatataaatattaaaagatATTCACTTGTTTGTTGTCTCTGTGCCGAGTCTCTCTTTGAACGACATTGTCCAGGAAGGGTTCCAGCGAGGATGTAAGATTTCTCCTTCACAACACTCAGAGATCCGGAAGGTAGCCAACCTCACCGTAAAAGGTTGCgtacataaaacattttactatCGCAAACAGAAATACAGGTACCGTGTCctggtttgccttttttggggcGTTCAAGCGAGCCACactaattgaaattaatactCCACCGTAGCAAAGGGGAAGAAACTTCATCGGCTCAGGCAACCGTTCACAAGCACGCACGTCCTGCAAAAAAGCTATCAAATGACAAACGCTCTACGTTGAGGCGTACACCAGCATATGTGTGGATATATGCAGGTTAATCAAATTTATCCAACCAGCCTTTCACCGGGCAACAAAGTTTTTTGTCCATACCCAAAACGATATACGAAAACCCGACGTGGAAACTCGAAGATCTACCTACCAAAACCTTTCTGCCCATTAACCATCGTGGGCTATAAATTCGGCATAATTTACAGCTCGCCTGTACGCACTCGTGATGTACTTTCACACGACTCGAACTAGCATGGCGTGTGTGATTTAACTGTTATGGCCATTGGTAATGGTTCCAGGTTGACTTCGGATGTACATTTATGGATGCACGTTTGTGCCATTAAAAgaggatgagatttttttgatgaataaaagcaaacgataaataaatttttgaattaaatatGTATGTTGAACGTGTTGTTTGGGGACACGAGTCATCGGAACGAAAAGATCTAAGAACCAGCATCGATTCTGATTGCTACGTGGTTTGTTTATGAATACATCGTCCTTTCATCtgacaagaaaaaagaaatctaaTTGCATTTAGGTGAGGCATGGAGACAACGGAGTGCAAAAGTAAGTTAGAACTGAGGGAGCTTGTCCATACAGTCGTTGTAAGCAAACTGCAAGCACAACATAGCTATGGTAAGTCTTAATTAAGTGAATTGTGtattaaaaacagaaaagttgAATGAAACAGATACTCAAATCAATTTTAGCCTCAAATCAGTAActcctaatgtgtctttctaTTGTTTCTCTTATTATGATAGcacaaatgttttcctttaagCTATGTATCCTCTTCAAAACAACTCTAAAGATTTCTTATCATTACACAAGATACCTTTCCTCGAAAACTGAGTTTGTGTAacataattcatttcattattcATGTTACACCATTAACAACCGGTCAACCTTCCTTCGCCGACGCTATTATCATTATCCGGGAAAGCTTTCACCATCGAGATACCGAAAACCGAAAATCAGTTCCAGCGCAACAAGCCTCATTACCTCAAGGCTACATTTATCTTCCATTGCCTcggggggagttttttttaccaccaaGTATCTTTGGTGATCAAATTGCTCGCTGACTTCCACCGCTCCACCCGAAGCCATTCCGCGAACGGCACTTACCCCCTTACCTTCATCCGGAAGTGACATCAACCAAATGCTGTGCAGTAAATCTTGCCGTCCGATGCTTTTCGCTTCGGTGGATACAATCAACAATTTATAGCTCCCAGTTGGCTGCCGGAACAAATCGAACCGAACGGCTAAACGAAAACGGAACCCCAAATAAAAATGCGAACCATTTCGATCAAACGCGGAAATTGGAACAAACCGAATGTTCTGTGTTTTCGTCGCGGAATGCACCTCAATTTCGATCATGAAAGGTAGAAAAGTGAAAGGGAAAACGAATAGCAAAGTGACAAGGAATCGAAATTGAAATATCTACAATTTACACCGGTGGCATCGTCCTTGGACGGTTTTCGCTTCACAAACATCGAACGCCTTAAGTCGTAAACAGTCGCCGGATGGCTTTTCGGTTCTCTCCAAAGGGCCCAGAGCAATTGACGACCACAAACCAGTAcccacagaagaaaaaacttgGCAAAACCtcaactctctctctttctccctctgtCACTCTCTGGTGCTATAGTACTCAAGTTTGAAGTGTTGCTAATAAAGAATACTTCAAGCATGGAATGGTAGAAAGAACCGGTCCCGACACCGGGTTTTTGGTGTACGATAAAGTTTATCCCTTTCAAGAGCCTTCTTCGGGGTTTGAAACCACTCACTGCATTGggaaacacacagcaaaataTATGTATTCAAGCATTCACAAGTGCCATACCACAAGTAACGAGCGGCTGTTATAGTTTTTGGAGGTGTCAGCCTTGTACTTGGTTTGCTGAAGCACCTCTGGCCAAAAACCCTTACATTCTTCCACACCGCCATCGGCTAAGCACCAGTGCAAATACAAACATATTGACACTGATGCATATTTAATCAATGTATGGGAAAACCATACTCGTCCTCGTCTAAAATTCGCTTTAGGGCTCCCCTTGACTAGACCATTCCGACGGGTTCTATTTACGTAAAATGACGCTCGGTACAACTATATCTCACCAGGCTGTCCAAGTGTCCTGCACAACGTGCGGAGGTTAGGAAGGTAcagcaaaaggaaggaaagaacAAACATCGAAACAGTAGCAAAACTCTGTCGAAATGGTTGAGCTCGGTGGGCAGTGAAGTGATTGGTACCGTCTGTCAGAAGCTGCCAGCAAATCCAAATGGCAACTTAATGAGAACGATCAACATGCTTCTTGCAAGCATATGGCTCGAGGCAATGCGTAGCAATGCAGAGTTTTCACGAAGTTGTAATAGTGTGAAATAATGGACAttaaaacatttgtaaaaGCTTTTGGGTTTTGTATTCGTTATTTCAGCAGTATTTCTCTTAAAGGTCTTTTTTCGTAAAAAGCAccgaaattatattttaatagcaTCATTTTATTACTGCTACCCCCTTCCAATTACACCTATTAATTACTTTttcacatcatcatcagctaaCTGAGTGCGTTGACGTAAAGATCGCTACTCGTTAACGATGCTTAACAGGACCACCAACGTACGTATGCGAATCAATAGCCGTTAAAAAGGTGCTGCTTTAGAAAGCACTCAACAAATACAACCGACACCTTTACGACCCGAACAACACGGGAGGAAACTGTTGAAAATAATGGCAGTCTTACTCGAACCGTGGCCTGTCtcattttttctcctttcagCCAACATTGAACGAAGctcagaaaaagaaacatgaaacGCTCACCGCTCGCTAGGCTTTTAATTGGATTTTCTTCGTATTTTTAGAGTGTCAAGACGACGAGGTGAACTAGACTGCAGCAACACCGGAACACCGGAGTGTGTTGGCGCATGATCTTTGAGGaatattttcatcttcattaaTCACGATTAATTAAACAGCTCAGCTGCTTAATGTTGAACCGTgcatttttactttacttacaaCGATACCGGCCTTTGAGCTTTGAGCGaaaggtgcttggtaccaggTAAGGCaaaagtaccaggcgtctccatcgtgaaacaaatattcaccaggcgtctccatcgtgaACACACGCAAGCAGTTTGGAAGCTACGAATTCGGTAGCGGTTCCGCGTATATTCCGGCAAAGGAAGgcaattaaaatttcttaaattacttttcctcccatcatcatcagcattatGCTCGTTCGTCGTAAGATGCTGCatgagtctttttttttgctacactttCCTGTACACTTTATGCTTTTGCACGAGCTCGCAACTAATTGTACTAATCTTTACTCATTTGTTTTCTACTTTGCTTCGCCCGGCAGCCAAATTGTTCACTAATGAGTCTGCTTGCGATACCGGGACCGGTAGTTTGTTTATGGGTACGGGGATTTTTTATCGCActcattatttatttcctgATCCCCTTGCTAGCTTAAACGGGCTACGAGGGAATGAATATTGTCCACCAACGAGGATcctgtttcgttcgtttttttttatttacacattCTTGCTACTCAGCTGTGGACACACCCGGTTTCCAGCTTTAAGGCCATTTATTCAGGTGTACCTTCCAATTTCCATTTTGTAGATGCAGTTTTGGGAATGGTACGTTCAagcataaaattaacattaattaggCATTACTTTTTCCGCCTCTCTCACTCGCTACCCCCTACTACCATTAGGAAAAGGTGAAAgaatcacaaaacacaacaatggtatggaaatttgttgttgtgtgttatGCAATCGTGCAATGATGAATAAACAATGGCGTCCCTCATACATGCAACATGAAACACTTTGCATATTAATTCGAAGAATTGTTAATGGACCCAATTAAAGGTGCggcaaacaatttaattactaTCGGACagcttttggaaaattgatgaaGCGATGTAGAACTTTGTGGAAGCCACGCTCTCACACTGTTTATAACATAAATCTATTATTTTGTCCTTCTACAAAGTTAtaatataagaaaaataaatactgtTCATCAATAAATATTCCTATAATTCGGGTAATATCTCTCGCCCTCATCCATTTCTTTCCTAAAGTACCATTATTCGCCTcagaaataattgaaattcatAACAAGACGCTTTGATAAAGGAACGTAAAAATTAGGcgaaacaaatttcaattttataaaacCACAGTACATTCTTCCGCTTTATTTCTCTTTATTCgttgtgaagaaaaataaatgttctcCATAGAACATATCAAATGCTTCTCACGTTTTACTATAACTTCTTCCCAATCGATCGTTCGAACAAATGGAGCGAACGTCGGATAGGAACGTTTACTTAAAGGATGGAAGAAACGCTCTTTCTTCGTTAGCTAAATTGTTTcgtcaaataaaaaagcacattATTTGTAGCGGAACAACATCGGCTTGTtgtaacttttctttttgagTTGGTTTTGCTCCTTCTACGTAAGGTGTTAAAATCTATTTCTGATCTTAGACATCAACTATCTATGTATACACTTTGTAATagttcaaaaatatgtttcatacCTCATATAAATACGTATAAACTCAAATGTGTTTCTGTAACAATTGTTTACAAggacaccattttttttttttgtttttttttaacaaaaacaaatcgctATCGCAGCACAATGTAACTGCGCAATCAAGCTTCTGTCGTTGCAAGAGCTCAAACGTTTAGTTTGTCCTGTCGTCACGCAACGGAATCAGTTGCAAATTCACTGTACAATCCTGAAGAACCCAACGGCAATGTCGTCCTTTAGTGTGCTGCTTCAGATCGAACATTCGTTTAAGAGAAGTGTGTGATTCGCAGCACTACATTTACTCGACAACAGTCGGCGTACCAACAGCAAATGCTTCCCAACAGAAACCCTTCAACAGCAGACTGCCGTACTGTTGCTACGGTTATTCCATGTTCAGGGCGTTCATTTCACTACTAAAGAGGAGTTCGCTTGCAAAACATCGCATTCCAttgggtgaaaaacaaaacattcccaCTACATCATTCATTCGCTGGGTAAATCTACCTGTTTTTCCACCATGTTTTCGCGCTCCGTTACAACCGTTGTTTGTGTGCCGCACAATGAAACCTACAGCAAACACGTGTATGTTACGACTACCAGAACTGCACATGACATTTACTGCTACTACAGCCTCACTTACGGAATACGCCCATTGCAAgggtggagagaaaaaaatcacgttCCAAATAAAAGGTTGGCGTTGGTAAATCTAGTGCCTTATCCgaatgggaaaaaaaatcaacagagAAACGAAATTGAACGGAATGTGGATAAAATCAACAGAACGATTCCGTTTTATAACAAGCACAAGTTCAACAAGAAATGCGCTTCCGATTGCATTTGCAGACAAAATCAACATGCATTGTAACGCTCCCGGCAGAAAACTCCTCAACTCTGGTAGCGATTGCATCCGGAAACATCCGGAAGCAGAACCGGTAAGCAAGCAACGAAGATATCTCACAGCAGTCGAAACTGCTGGAAGCAGAAATGATGGTGGTTTTGatgcattctttttttcaacttcaatTTCTAAACATTCCACAAAATGTAAAAGTAAGAGCAAAGCAAACATTCATCTTCGTTCCGAGCACGATCAAATTGCTAAAATTTAAGTTAACCTTTGAGCTTCTTTTCCTCTTGAGTTTTATCCTCTTTAACCCTATACACAAGCAAATATTgttctcgttttgttttacagaaTGCTGGCCACAAAGGGTTTTACTACTCGCACAGGCACTCGGGTACAATTATTTCCATTCTGTTCCGCATTGTAGTTCTGACcttcaataaacaattttatcttgttttgtttcttctggaTGTTTTTTCCGTAAATCTATCTCTAGAGACAAAAAATGTTCCTAtcgtatttgttttctttgttagaAGAAGAAGGTAACTATTGTTTCATGCTTTTATTTGTGATGAATTCCCGGTTCTCGAATATAAAAAACAAGTTGTCTTGACTTTGTCATGGTTTGGAGTAGAAATCTGGTATAATCCTTGTTAAAGCTACACCACGTACTAATTGGGATGTCTTCATTGGTCCATTCACAGCCGGTACTTGGCCGCACGTAGAATCGGGAACTTATCGCCCGAGCACGTGCCACGGAAATCATCCAACGACAGATCATTGATCGAAATACCGCCCAATCCCTTTGCCTTCACGTACGCCGCCTTGTTGCCGGCACTTTCCGGATCGTCGTACGACAGCCATATACCGTGCTCATCGTTCTCATCCGAAATACGGAACGCGTATGGACCGAATCGCTTGGTTGGATCGTTAATTTTTCGCAATGGATATTCGGAACCCTTCAGATTTGCGTTGCCCGGGTTCGGTAGCTTCGCACACACCTCACCGAAGCTGTAGAAGCCGGGAATGTTGGTGTACGGACCGGGTGGTGATGGACCATCGGCCGGAATCGGTGGAACGCCGGTAACGCCCGACAGAACTCCAAGCTTCCATCCACGGGCGTACGTTGCAATACCGACGATAATCTTGTCCAACGGTGTGCCCTTCGAATGCCAAGCCTTAACCTTATCGTCCACATTGTTACCCACGACGCGGTCGCTCGGTTCGTAGATCGGTGCCGTATAGTCTCCCTCTTTCGGGTTACGTTCCGGTGTTTGCTGGTCGTAAGCAGCGATATTGACGTAGTCAACGCTTTCCTTAAGCAGTGGAATGTCCAGGAACATCGTTTGATTTACGTGCGGAAGCTGCGTGTAACCGAGCTGGAACTTATCGTGCACGAACGCGTTCTTCAGGTCACGAACCAGTGCCGTAAACTCCTCCCGATGTTCATCCGCCTTTGGGTCGAGAATGCTATCGCCCGTGAATAGCTTCTTGAATCCATGCCACAGGTTACCGGTCCATCCGCGAATGCGTTTCGGTTTCGTCTGCGGGAACTGCCAGGCCAGATCAAGCCCATCGAACTCATACGTCTTCAGGATCGAGTATGCACTGTTTACGAACGCAGTGCGCGCTCCGCTCGATTCCAGCAATGTTAGATACTTCTCGAATGGTTTTTCTTCAGCCACGTCAAAATAGTTGCCAACGCTCAAGAGCACTTTAAGCCCTGGGTAACGCCTTTTCAAGGTCGTCACGGCCCGATAATGACTCTTGCCCGAGTCCAGATCGAGATCTTCATTTAGCGAGCGCAATCGGTATGTTTCAACGTTCACTCCTGCGTAGCCATAGATAAGATGCGTACAGAACGGCAACGCTAGCTCAATATCGGACACGGTCACTTTACCGAGACCTGAAAACGAGATGGTgcgaagagagagaaagagagagagagaaacagcgTGAATCAGTGTAGGTCAAATACAGGGACGATCGGGACGGGATAAGACAAGCGATCAAGTGATTAATTTCCATGCCAATAAAGCTAATGGTTTTGCTACATTTACTTGCATTCTTAAAACGCACGTCATAACCATCGCTCTACTGTTCTACCCGTGCAAGCGCACTGTCTGCTATAGGTCTTATCAGCTGAGCTTAAACGCATACTTAGACACACCACAAGTGACATTAATTAATCACACAATGTAAGGTACAATCGGGTCCATCAGAAGTCGTTCTAACTAACCTTCCTTCAACGAGCTGTTACCATTGTAGTAACAAAGCACCTTCGGGCCCGTCGTGGCATTTTGTGCCCGTACCGACACTCCACACAGTCCCAGCACCAACGCCAGGACGCCTAACCTCACCGACCACATACTTATCAGCGTCCAAACTTAAAACGCCACAGACAAACGATCGAGCACTTCTAGCAACTTCCACGACGACTTGCACAAAACTGATACGAATGGCGCGGTACCGATCAGCTCTTATAACGGCTCGCAGCACGGGATGCTGCATTCGAATCTGTTAAAACACTCTCGATGAGTGATCTCATCTCTCACCCGATCACTCACTTGTTatggaacaacaacaactaaatCAAAGCTATACGGTTGCAAAATCGAGAGTTCCAcgattcttttcttctttcaatcGATTCTATTGGCCGGaccggtttgtttgtttttttttgtatttaaaactgGAATTGTCTAAATTCATTTGTTCagagatgtgttttttttgtttctttttatttgacCCCCGCTCGGAACTAGTTCGACCTTAGGATTATTTATAGTTTTGGGCCCGGCTTGACAAGATCTCATCACTTGATAGATTGGTCGTAGTGTCGATCTCTTCTTCAAGCCGGTTTCATTTGTCTTTGCCTTCTTCTGGCCGGCTATAAACATGATTGTTCGTTTATTTGGACACTACAACTACGGTAGAGGGATGATGTTTTGTTGATGCTGTGTCATTTTGCTTGTTAGCCAAGAATCGAGCCAATGATAATGCCGGTTGTTTACTTTGCCTTCCAACAGAGTAGCTCAATTGGTTGTGTTTCGTAACGAGATTGTTTTGCTCGAGGGTTTAGGGACGCTTCTTGGAACCGAACAGCTGACGAtcgtaataaattaataaaaatcccTGATCTTGTTGCTGATTGGTACGTAAATCACACACAAATGAATCAACAAAAGTAGCACAAACTTTGTGTAAACAAAGAAGACCACGTACTTTTCAttctatgttttgttttattcaaaatgaATCATTATCCACTAAACGTGTCGCACGTACAACAATATGCATACTTCCAAACAACAGTCGATTGCTTCAATCAACATCTTTTACAGCCGATATTTAGCCGCACGCAGAATTGGGAACTTTTCCCCAGCGCAGCTACCACGGAAATCGTCGTACGACAGATCGTTGATAGCGATGCCTCCCAGATTCTTGGCCTTCACGTATCCTGCCTTGTTGCCAGCCGTATCGGGATCCTCGTAGGACACCCACATACCGTGCTCACCGTTGCTGTCCGGCAGACGGAACGCGTACGATCCGAAGCGCTTCGTCGGATCACCAACCTTGCGCAACGGAGCTTCGGCGCCCTTCAGTGCGGTGTTGCTCGGATTCGGCAGCATAGCGCACACTTCAGCCCAGCTGTAGAAGCCCTCGGTTTGTGTCTGAGGCCCAGGGTTCGATGGACCATCGACGGGAAGTGGTGGAACGCCTGTAATACCCGAATCACCGGTCATCTTCCAGCCACGGCCGTACGTAGGAATGGAAACAATCAACTTCGAAGCAGGAGCATTGT
Proteins encoded in this window:
- the LOC125765701 gene encoding chitinase-like protein Idgf4; protein product: MWSVRLGVLALVLGLCGVSVRAQNATTGPKVLCYYNGNSSLKEGLGKVTVSDIELALPFCTHLIYGYAGVNVETYRLRSLNEDLDLDSGKSHYRAVTTLKRRYPGLKVLLSVGNYFDVAEEKPFEKYLTLLESSGARTAFVNSAYSILKTYEFDGLDLAWQFPQTKPKRIRGWTGNLWHGFKKLFTGDSILDPKADEHREEFTALVRDLKNAFVHDKFQLGYTQLPHVNQTMFLDIPLLKESVDYVNIAAYDQQTPERNPKEGDYTAPIYEPSDRVVGNNVDDKVKAWHSKGTPLDKIIVGIATYARGWKLGVLSGVTGVPPIPADGPSPPGPYTNIPGFYSFGEVCAKLPNPGNANLKGSEYPLRKINDPTKRFGPYAFRISDENDEHGIWLSYDDPESAGNKAAYVKAKGLGGISINDLSLDDFRGTCSGDKFPILRAAKYRL